A genomic window from bacterium includes:
- a CDS encoding redoxin domain-containing protein codes for MQLEAFARAKDRLDAEGIKVVAASVDTEEVVRKTVEEKKVNFPISYEVDSLEISRLTGAYYQKEPLPDRPPHFLHTTDFLLTPDGIVNIAVYSSGPLGRLVWQDVIQAVQFRKKKMVAAQK; via the coding sequence GTGCAGCTAGAAGCCTTCGCGCGGGCGAAAGATCGGCTCGACGCGGAAGGAATCAAGGTTGTCGCCGCCTCCGTGGACACGGAGGAAGTGGTTCGCAAGACGGTGGAAGAGAAGAAAGTCAACTTTCCTATCTCTTATGAGGTCGATTCACTGGAGATATCGCGCCTCACCGGCGCCTACTATCAGAAGGAACCGCTTCCGGATCGGCCGCCCCACTTCCTGCACACGACCGATTTTCTCTTGACCCCCGATGGCATCGTGAACATCGCCGTCTACAGTTCGGGGCCGCTCGGAAGGCTCGTCTGGCAGGACGTGATCCAGGCGGTTCAGTTCCGAAAGAAGAAGATGGTCGCTGCGCAGAAGTAA